A window from Xylanibacillus composti encodes these proteins:
- a CDS encoding PD-(D/E)XK nuclease family protein: MAFVVRPFPEWSWSQSRDQLFRECPRKYYYHYYASHNGWQREASEEAQAAYRLKQLANLYLVMGDELHQIAEHLLQRWEEQAGDAAADELVERLRRRLNQAFLDSRDVPRWKRAPKKSTMLHEMYYIGELPQDRVEKIKRRLRVCVDGLLRSLTWRELTASPSMRIAEVEQLRTFEVEGTPVYVKMDALLEDRSRERPWIMVDWKTGMEDEKNEEQLILYAIYLGEQAGIPPEQLELRVEYLLTGETKTVYADQADMERVREAMSRSMAAMKACLADPERNAPKPKEAFASRPSRAVCAGCNFRELCEEKA, translated from the coding sequence ATGGCTTTCGTGGTTCGGCCGTTTCCGGAATGGTCCTGGTCACAGTCGAGGGATCAGCTGTTTCGGGAATGTCCACGCAAATATTACTATCATTATTATGCCTCCCACAATGGATGGCAGCGCGAAGCGTCGGAAGAGGCGCAAGCTGCCTATCGGCTGAAGCAGCTGGCTAACCTGTACTTGGTGATGGGGGATGAGCTGCATCAGATAGCAGAGCATCTGCTCCAGAGATGGGAGGAGCAAGCCGGCGACGCGGCGGCAGACGAGCTGGTGGAGCGCTTGCGGCGTCGGCTGAATCAGGCATTTCTCGATTCGCGGGATGTGCCTCGCTGGAAGCGGGCGCCGAAGAAGAGCACCATGCTGCATGAGATGTACTACATAGGGGAGCTGCCTCAAGATCGGGTGGAGAAAATCAAGCGCCGCCTGCGCGTCTGTGTCGATGGCCTGCTTCGCAGTCTGACGTGGCGGGAGCTAACGGCAAGCCCGTCGATGCGCATTGCGGAGGTAGAGCAGCTGCGAACGTTCGAGGTGGAGGGAACGCCGGTATATGTGAAGATGGACGCCCTGTTGGAGGATCGCTCCCGCGAGCGTCCGTGGATCATGGTGGACTGGAAGACGGGCATGGAGGATGAGAAGAATGAGGAGCAGCTAATCCTGTATGCCATCTATCTCGGAGAGCAAGCAGGCATACCGCCCGAGCAGCTGGAGCTGCGCGTGGAATATCTGCTCACCGGCGAGACGAAGACCGTCTACGCCGACCAGGCGGACATGGAACGGGTGCGTGAGGCGATGAGCCGCAGCATGGCCGCTATGAAGGCTTGTCTCGCCGATCCGGAGCGCAATGCGCCGAAGCCGAAGGAGGCTTTCGCGAGCCGCCCGAGCCGAGCGGTATGCGCAGGCTGCAATTTCAGGGAACTGTGCGAGGAGAAGGCATAA
- a CDS encoding glutamine--tRNA ligase/YqeY domain fusion protein gives MEANTNATSSNFIKTIVSEDLKKGVVDKVITRFPPEPNGYLHIGHAKSICLNFELADEYGGRTNLRFDDTNPLKEDTEYVESIKEDVRWLGFDWDELHYASNYFDELYERAQLLIRKGKAYVCDLSPDEIRASRGTLTEPGQESPYRNRSVEENADLFERMKNGEFPNGSKVLRAKIDMASPNLNMRDPVLYRISHAEHHNTGDRWCIYPMYDFAHPLSDAIEGVTHSLCTLEFEDHRPLYDWVVEQCEMPSRPRQYEFARLNMTNTVMSKRKLKRFVDEGIVDGWDDPRMPTISGLRRKGYTPEAIRAFAREIGVARSNSLVDDRMLDHFIREDLKLKAPRTMAVLQPLKVVITNYPEGQVEWLEAEVNPEVPEMGVRQIPFSREIYIEQDDFMEDPPKKYFRLFPGNEVRLKHAYFIKCEEVIKDADGQVVELRCTYDPETKSGTGFAGRKVKGTLHWVEASHAVPASFRLFEPLLAEETEEQPDAEETGDDFLKQLNPNSLQVLQGFVEPNMKSARAQDKFQFFRHGYFNVDPKMTADEQLVFNRIVSLKSSFDPKAGQ, from the coding sequence GTGGAAGCGAATACGAATGCGACTTCATCAAATTTTATCAAGACCATCGTATCCGAAGACTTGAAGAAAGGCGTCGTCGATAAAGTAATCACGAGATTTCCGCCCGAGCCGAACGGCTATTTGCATATCGGGCATGCGAAATCGATCTGCCTGAACTTCGAATTGGCGGATGAGTATGGCGGACGGACAAATTTGCGCTTTGATGACACGAATCCGTTGAAGGAAGATACGGAATATGTGGAGTCGATCAAGGAGGATGTGCGCTGGCTCGGATTTGACTGGGACGAGCTGCATTATGCCTCCAACTATTTCGACGAGCTGTATGAGCGGGCACAATTGTTGATCCGCAAGGGCAAGGCCTATGTCTGCGATTTGAGTCCGGATGAGATCCGCGCGTCGCGCGGAACCTTGACGGAGCCCGGGCAAGAGAGTCCTTACCGGAATCGCTCGGTCGAGGAAAATGCGGATTTGTTTGAACGAATGAAGAACGGGGAGTTCCCGAACGGCTCCAAGGTGCTGCGGGCCAAGATCGATATGGCTTCCCCGAATTTGAATATGCGCGACCCGGTCCTGTATCGCATCTCCCATGCTGAGCATCACAATACAGGCGACCGCTGGTGCATCTATCCGATGTACGACTTTGCGCATCCGCTTAGCGATGCAATAGAAGGCGTGACGCACTCGCTGTGTACGCTGGAATTTGAGGATCACCGGCCGCTGTACGACTGGGTGGTGGAGCAATGCGAGATGCCAAGCCGTCCGAGGCAGTATGAATTTGCCCGGCTCAACATGACGAATACGGTCATGAGCAAGCGCAAGCTGAAGCGGTTCGTCGACGAGGGGATCGTCGATGGGTGGGACGATCCGCGGATGCCAACTATCTCGGGCTTGCGCCGCAAGGGATATACGCCGGAAGCGATCCGCGCATTCGCCCGCGAGATCGGCGTGGCGCGCAGCAACAGCCTGGTGGATGACCGGATGCTGGATCATTTTATCCGCGAGGATCTGAAGCTGAAGGCGCCCCGGACGATGGCGGTGCTGCAGCCGTTGAAGGTTGTCATTACGAACTATCCCGAAGGGCAGGTCGAGTGGCTGGAAGCGGAAGTGAATCCGGAGGTGCCCGAGATGGGCGTCCGTCAAATTCCGTTCTCCCGTGAAATCTACATCGAACAGGATGATTTCATGGAAGACCCGCCGAAGAAGTACTTCCGGCTGTTCCCCGGCAATGAGGTGCGTCTGAAGCATGCGTACTTCATTAAATGTGAGGAAGTCATCAAGGACGCAGACGGTCAAGTGGTAGAGCTGCGCTGCACCTATGATCCGGAAACGAAGAGCGGGACCGGGTTTGCCGGCCGCAAGGTGAAGGGGACGCTGCACTGGGTGGAGGCTTCCCATGCGGTTCCTGCCAGCTTCCGGCTGTTCGAGCCGCTGCTGGCGGAGGAAACGGAAGAGCAGCCGGACGCGGAGGAGACCGGGGATGATTTCCTCAAGCAGCTTAACCCGAATTCCTTGCAAGTGCTGCAGGGCTTCGTCGAGCCGAATATGAAATCAGCGAGGGCGCAGGATAAATTCCAATTTTTCCGCCATGGCTATTTCAATGTTGATCCGAAAATGACCGCCGACGAGCAGCTTGTCTTCAATCGAATCGTCTCGCTCAAGAGCTCGTTCGATCCGAAGGCAGGGCAGTAG
- a CDS encoding winged helix-turn-helix transcriptional regulator codes for MEMQNIRTFNIPAEATLEVIGGKWKLLILCHLNCGTGPKRTSELKRNIPDITQKMLTQQLRELEEAGIIIRTVYNQVPPKVVYEMSEFGMSLKSILNQLDEWGKQYIQQRTWKSSCSE; via the coding sequence ATGGAAATGCAAAATATAAGGACTTTTAACATTCCTGCCGAAGCGACGCTGGAGGTCATAGGAGGCAAATGGAAGTTGCTGATCTTATGTCATTTGAACTGTGGGACCGGCCCCAAACGAACGAGCGAATTAAAAAGGAATATTCCTGATATTACACAAAAAATGTTAACGCAGCAGCTTCGAGAGTTGGAGGAGGCCGGCATCATCATTCGAACAGTTTACAATCAAGTGCCGCCCAAAGTCGTCTATGAAATGAGTGAGTTTGGAATGTCGCTGAAATCCATATTAAACCAACTGGACGAGTGGGGAAAGCAATATATCCAGCAGCGCACCTGGAAGTCCTCCTGCTCCGAATGA
- a CDS encoding NAD(P)H oxidoreductase codes for MRVLTVVSHPRVQSLTFSVAERFTQGLADGGHESEVLDLHRSGFNPVLWEADEPESSSARKIYSPEVEAEIGRMMKHDALVYIFPVWWHSFPAMLKGYIDRVWNNGFAYGANKLPHKKVLWIGLASAPKVHYEKYKYDKMMSHHLNIGIAGFCGISNSKVEILYDTLDSNPETFEKLLAQAYHLGLYYDHDIKSIAQ; via the coding sequence ATGAGAGTCTTGACCGTTGTTTCACACCCTAGGGTGCAATCCTTAACCTTTTCTGTTGCAGAAAGATTCACACAGGGACTCGCCGATGGCGGACATGAGTCGGAAGTGCTGGATCTGCATCGCAGCGGGTTTAATCCGGTATTGTGGGAGGCGGATGAACCCGAATCATCTTCTGCTCGCAAGATCTACTCGCCCGAGGTGGAGGCGGAGATCGGACGTATGATGAAACACGATGCTCTCGTCTATATTTTCCCGGTATGGTGGCACAGTTTCCCAGCCATGCTAAAAGGATATATTGACCGTGTGTGGAACAACGGATTCGCGTACGGCGCGAACAAACTGCCTCATAAAAAAGTACTGTGGATTGGATTGGCTTCGGCTCCGAAAGTACATTATGAGAAGTACAAGTACGACAAGATGATGAGCCATCACCTAAACATCGGAATTGCCGGATTCTGCGGTATCTCGAACAGCAAGGTTGAAATATTGTATGACACTTTGGATTCCAATCCGGAAACTTTCGAAAAACTTCTGGCGCAAGCGTATCATCTCGGACTATACTACGACCATGATATAAAGTCGATAGCTCAATAA
- a CDS encoding class I SAM-dependent methyltransferase, producing the protein MNYIEMLTKFGIGSAHPGGFAATLQQFQEHPLQAGSRILEVGCGTGRTACYLAEEGHVVTAVDLQQGMVAKAERRAEALGLQVTFRQADACALPFDDEQFDVVIVESVTNFAEARRAVPEYFRVLRSGGVLYDREMMLQQAAAETPRLDEIQQFFGMPQLMRREEWVELLRSLGFARAEIPQYSLFTEEIKAMQLMYEDEHEYIDDDVYANADLWHIALRHDQIIADCIDYLAFGLIKAVK; encoded by the coding sequence TTGAATTATATTGAAATGCTGACCAAGTTCGGCATAGGCAGCGCGCATCCCGGCGGCTTCGCGGCTACGCTTCAGCAATTCCAGGAGCATCCGCTGCAGGCAGGCAGCCGCATACTGGAGGTGGGCTGCGGGACGGGCCGTACGGCGTGCTATCTGGCGGAAGAGGGACATGTAGTCACTGCTGTCGATCTGCAGCAAGGCATGGTTGCCAAAGCGGAGCGGCGGGCGGAAGCGCTCGGGCTGCAGGTGACATTCCGACAGGCGGATGCCTGCGCATTGCCATTCGACGATGAACAATTTGACGTTGTAATTGTGGAGTCGGTCACCAATTTTGCCGAAGCGAGACGGGCTGTGCCGGAATACTTTCGCGTTCTGCGAAGCGGCGGCGTCTTATATGATAGAGAGATGATGCTGCAGCAAGCCGCAGCGGAGACTCCGCGATTGGATGAAATTCAGCAGTTTTTTGGCATGCCTCAGCTGATGCGGCGCGAGGAGTGGGTGGAGCTATTGCGCAGCCTGGGCTTTGCCCGGGCAGAGATACCGCAATACAGCTTGTTCACAGAAGAGATCAAGGCTATGCAGCTCATGTATGAGGATGAGCATGAATATATCGATGACGATGTATATGCCAATGCAGATTTATGGCACATTGCGCTGCGTCACGATCAGATTATTGCAGATTGTATCGATTATTTGGCTTTTGGCCTGATCAAAGCGGTAAAGTGA
- a CDS encoding YjcZ family sporulation protein, producing the protein MSAAAGYGFTNTGTILVLYILLVIVLSVGFFV; encoded by the coding sequence ATGAGTGCAGCAGCAGGATATGGCTTCACAAATACGGGCACGATTCTGGTACTCTACATTCTCCTGGTCATCGTATTGAGCGTAGGATTCTTCGTGTAA
- the ilvA gene encoding threonine ammonia-lyase IlvA, translating into MALIQVEDILQADRLLQKAVDRTPLLRNEGLSQKYGCQMFLKREDLQVVRSFKIRGAYHFMQTLTEKELANGVVCASAGNHAQGVAYACKDMDVKGTIFMPATTPRQKVNQVRFFGGEAVEVQLVGDTFDDSYREATSYAEQQGKVFIHPFDDERTIIGQGTVGLEILNQMKEPLDVLILAVGGGGLAAGVGSYVKRISPHTRIIGVEPEGAPAMRRSLDSGERVVLESIDKFVDGAAVKQVGERTLDICREVLDDVLTVPEGKVCTAILDMYNLNAIVVEPAGALPVAALDFLQEEIRGKNVVCLISGGNNDISRMQEIKDRSLIYEGLQHYFIINFPQRSGALREFLDKVLGPGDDITRFEYTKKTSKENGPALVGIELRAREDYEPLLARMEREGIQYLELNKNPELFHFLI; encoded by the coding sequence TTGGCATTGATTCAGGTTGAAGACATTCTGCAGGCGGACCGCCTGCTGCAGAAGGCGGTAGATCGGACGCCGCTGCTGCGCAACGAAGGGTTGTCGCAAAAGTATGGCTGCCAGATGTTCCTGAAGCGGGAGGATTTGCAGGTGGTGCGGTCCTTCAAGATTCGCGGCGCCTATCACTTTATGCAGACGCTGACAGAGAAGGAGCTGGCCAACGGGGTGGTGTGCGCCAGTGCTGGCAATCATGCACAGGGCGTGGCTTATGCTTGCAAGGATATGGACGTGAAGGGCACGATCTTCATGCCGGCGACAACGCCGCGCCAAAAGGTGAATCAGGTACGCTTCTTCGGCGGGGAAGCAGTTGAGGTGCAGCTTGTGGGCGATACGTTCGACGATTCGTACCGGGAAGCGACGTCTTATGCCGAGCAGCAGGGCAAGGTGTTCATCCACCCGTTCGATGACGAGCGGACCATTATCGGGCAAGGAACGGTAGGACTGGAAATTCTGAATCAGATGAAGGAGCCGCTCGATGTGCTGATTCTGGCTGTAGGCGGCGGCGGCTTGGCGGCGGGTGTCGGCTCGTATGTGAAGCGGATTAGCCCGCATACCCGCATTATTGGCGTGGAGCCGGAAGGAGCGCCGGCTATGCGGCGTTCTCTGGACTCGGGGGAGCGTGTTGTGCTGGAGTCCATCGACAAGTTCGTAGACGGAGCTGCAGTCAAGCAGGTGGGCGAGCGAACGTTGGATATCTGCCGCGAGGTGCTGGACGATGTCTTGACAGTGCCTGAGGGCAAGGTGTGCACGGCGATCCTGGATATGTACAATCTGAATGCCATTGTCGTCGAGCCGGCCGGAGCCCTTCCTGTGGCTGCGCTGGACTTCTTGCAGGAGGAAATCCGCGGCAAAAATGTAGTATGCCTCATTAGCGGGGGCAACAATGACATTAGCCGCATGCAGGAAATCAAGGATCGCTCGCTGATTTATGAAGGCCTGCAGCATTACTTTATTATTAACTTCCCGCAGCGCAGCGGGGCTTTGCGGGAATTTCTCGACAAGGTGCTTGGGCCAGGCGATGACATCACGCGCTTCGAGTATACGAAGAAGACGAGCAAGGAGAACGGGCCGGCGCTTGTAGGCATCGAGCTGCGCGCCAGGGAGGACTACGAGCCGCTGTTGGCCCGGATGGAGCGCGAAGGGATTCAGTATTTGGAGCTGAACAAGAACC